In one window of Nocardia brasiliensis DNA:
- a CDS encoding MFS transporter yields MQRPLRAARLATFAYFALNGFLMGMWVVHIPAIEHRTGISHATLGWLLLLLGAGAFAGMQIAGPLADRFGARLVVAAGAALCALALVPPALATDGLLLGAALFGLGLGNGWLDVAMNAHAVQVEHGYRRAVMSAFHSTFSLGGVLAALIGARTLSWGWPPATTLTVAAVLGLAVALAAAPALLRTETTSTADTSAKSGGYRASRRIWLLAALAFLLMLCEGVANDWSTLHLRDVLSATPATAALAYGAFATAMTVGRLLADRLSTRFGPVAILRYGAASAALGLATAALAPWIPLALVGWAVFGAGMSGCVPQLFSAAGHADRNAVGATVARVAGIGYLGMLAGPAVIGPLTHFAALNVVFFLPIAFCVLTAATAGILRTPRVAADTSAPLPRAA; encoded by the coding sequence ATGCAACGACCGCTGCGCGCCGCGCGACTGGCCACCTTCGCCTACTTCGCGCTGAACGGATTCCTGATGGGCATGTGGGTCGTCCACATCCCCGCGATCGAACATCGGACCGGCATCAGCCACGCGACGCTCGGCTGGTTGCTCCTGCTGCTCGGCGCGGGGGCCTTCGCGGGTATGCAGATCGCGGGCCCGCTCGCCGACCGATTCGGCGCCCGTCTCGTCGTCGCGGCGGGCGCCGCACTGTGCGCGCTCGCACTGGTGCCACCCGCACTGGCCACCGACGGCCTGCTGCTGGGCGCAGCCTTGTTCGGTCTCGGCCTCGGCAACGGCTGGCTCGACGTCGCGATGAACGCACACGCCGTCCAGGTCGAGCACGGCTATCGGCGCGCGGTGATGTCCGCGTTCCACTCCACCTTCTCGCTGGGCGGCGTGCTCGCCGCGCTGATCGGCGCCCGCACGCTCAGTTGGGGTTGGCCACCCGCCACCACGCTCACCGTCGCGGCAGTGCTCGGGCTCGCCGTCGCACTCGCCGCGGCACCGGCCCTGCTTCGTACCGAAACCACAAGCACAGCAGACACTTCCGCGAAGAGCGGCGGATACCGAGCGAGTCGGCGCATCTGGCTGCTCGCCGCACTCGCGTTCCTGCTCATGCTCTGCGAAGGCGTCGCCAACGACTGGAGCACGCTGCACCTGCGCGACGTACTGTCCGCGACACCGGCCACCGCCGCGCTCGCCTACGGCGCCTTCGCCACCGCGATGACCGTAGGTCGCCTGCTCGCCGATCGGCTGAGCACCCGGTTCGGGCCGGTCGCCATCCTGCGCTACGGCGCGGCGAGCGCCGCGCTCGGCCTGGCCACCGCCGCGCTCGCACCATGGATTCCGCTCGCGCTCGTCGGCTGGGCCGTGTTCGGCGCGGGCATGTCCGGGTGCGTGCCGCAGCTGTTCAGCGCCGCGGGCCACGCGGACCGAAACGCGGTGGGCGCCACCGTCGCCCGCGTCGCAGGCATCGGATACCTCGGCATGCTCGCCGGTCCCGCCGTCATCGGACCGCTCACCCACTTCGCGGCATTGAACGTGGTGTTCTTCCTACCCATTGCCTTCTGTGTGCTCACCGCGGCCACCGCCGGCATCCTGCGCACCCCGCGGGTCGCCGCCGACACGAGCGCGCCCCTTCCGCGCGCCGCCTGA